From one Enterobacter kobei genomic stretch:
- a CDS encoding PTS transporter subunit EIIC, which translates to MKRAVNALQNFGKSLYGPVLILPIVGLFIAFGNVFGNGNLADYVPFLGHPLIQNIGQLIAKSAVSVLVNLALVFAVGIPVGLAARDKGYAALIGLVTFVVFINAMNVTLQMQGELAPADQMKAAGQSMVLGVQVLEMGVFAGILTGALSGYLYNRYSGVQFAGAMAIYSGHCFVAIIMLPVSMVLGVIMSELWPFAQHGISTLALAIKGAGPIGVAIYGFLERILVPTGLHHLVYTPFLYTELGGTADVCGQTYQGARNIYFAEMACPEVKQLSSTVVWDARGISKMFGLPAAALAMYMTAKPERKAAAKAILIPAALTSLLVGVTEPIEFSFLFVAPLLFVVHAVLTGIGMMLFYLLGVHAIGANGIIDFILYNLPLGTEKSNWPMYILVGLIMFCLYFVIFRFLIRRFDMKTPGREEDDQETRLYSKQEYQAKGNNSGLGEAIVLGLGGRDNIDVVDNCYTRLRVTVKDVDIIDEPRLKATGAKGIIKQGNNVQVVYGLHVKKMREAVETFL; encoded by the coding sequence ATGAAAAGAGCCGTTAATGCCCTACAGAATTTCGGTAAATCGCTTTATGGTCCGGTACTTATCCTGCCAATTGTGGGTCTGTTTATCGCATTTGGCAATGTGTTCGGTAACGGGAATCTGGCCGACTATGTGCCTTTTCTCGGCCATCCGCTTATCCAGAACATCGGACAGCTGATCGCAAAGTCTGCCGTCTCGGTGCTGGTGAACCTGGCGCTGGTCTTTGCGGTAGGGATCCCGGTAGGACTTGCGGCGCGGGATAAAGGCTACGCCGCGCTGATTGGCCTCGTCACCTTTGTCGTCTTTATCAACGCCATGAACGTCACGCTGCAAATGCAGGGCGAGCTGGCCCCGGCCGATCAAATGAAGGCCGCCGGTCAAAGCATGGTGCTTGGCGTGCAGGTGCTGGAGATGGGCGTGTTTGCCGGGATCCTCACCGGCGCGCTGTCGGGCTATCTCTATAACCGTTATTCCGGCGTGCAGTTTGCCGGGGCGATGGCGATCTACTCCGGCCACTGTTTTGTGGCGATCATTATGCTGCCGGTATCGATGGTATTAGGCGTCATCATGAGCGAACTCTGGCCCTTCGCCCAGCACGGGATCAGCACGCTGGCGCTGGCGATCAAAGGCGCAGGCCCCATTGGCGTAGCGATTTATGGCTTCCTTGAGCGCATTCTGGTGCCTACCGGTCTGCATCATCTGGTTTATACCCCGTTCCTGTATACCGAGCTGGGCGGCACGGCAGACGTGTGCGGCCAGACGTACCAGGGCGCGCGTAATATCTACTTTGCGGAGATGGCCTGTCCGGAGGTGAAACAGCTGAGCAGTACCGTCGTCTGGGATGCGCGCGGCATCAGCAAAATGTTCGGCCTGCCTGCGGCGGCGCTGGCGATGTACATGACCGCGAAGCCAGAACGTAAAGCGGCAGCGAAAGCCATTCTGATCCCGGCGGCGTTAACCTCCCTGCTGGTGGGCGTCACTGAACCTATCGAGTTCTCTTTCCTGTTCGTCGCCCCACTGCTGTTTGTGGTGCATGCGGTGCTTACCGGTATCGGCATGATGCTGTTTTATCTGCTGGGCGTTCACGCTATCGGCGCGAACGGCATCATTGATTTCATTCTCTATAACCTGCCGCTTGGCACCGAAAAGTCTAACTGGCCGATGTATATCCTGGTCGGGCTGATCATGTTCTGCCTCTACTTCGTGATTTTCCGCTTCCTGATCCGCCGCTTTGATATGAAAACGCCGGGACGTGAAGAGGACGATCAGGAGACGCGGCTGTACAGCAAGCAGGAATATCAGGCGAAAGGTAACAACAGCGGACTGGGCGAAGCCATCGTGCTGGGCTTGGGCGGTCGCGACAATATCGACGTGGTCGACAACTGCTACACCCGTCTGCGGGTGACGGTAAAAGATGTCGACATCATTGATGAGCCACGCCTGAAGGCAACCGGTGCGAAAGGCATCATCAAACAAGGTAATAACGTTCAGGTGGTCTACGGGCTGCATGTCAAAAAAATGCGAGAAGCCGTTGAGACGTTTCTCTAA